The proteins below come from a single Zea mays cultivar B73 chromosome 8, Zm-B73-REFERENCE-NAM-5.0, whole genome shotgun sequence genomic window:
- the LOC103635969 gene encoding putative protein phosphatase 2C 46 codes for MGNSVARLATPCFAPPDDAHHDTAGAADDDGTTGVCHVLSFDGRIHGVLLPSNQSTAGGSVLLTDRASFSGSSSFDSSNSFSFRTLQPHQYSGPLDGGSSSSSASTSATNSGVSSVPRRTDDQILADLYATRHRRQQQASSPLPLLGGIRRAVASLLRAGPCVPPSPKQEHAAAKVQWARGKAGEDRVHVVVSEEHGWMFVGIYDGFNGPDATDYLVAHLYAAVCRELDGVLRLHADEPAEAGRNGGGRALAGEQGRHHDVLDALARALRSTEAGYFAEAEARAAECPELAMVGSCVLVALVKGADVYVMNVGDSRAVLAQRAEPEPDLSRALVAPRQGGGGVDLAGVKDEIRRQFNACETGDLAALQLTMDHSTSVYKEARRIRSEHLDDPACIVNGRVKGSLKVTRAFGAGYLKEPRWNEALLEVFRVRYVGASPYISCRPYLRHHRVGPRDKFVVLASDGLYDYMSNEEVVARVEAFTASYPDDEDPARFLSHEILLRAANQAGMGFHELLQVQQGDRRRYHDDVSIIIIPLGACSVIPQSIWIEGG; via the exons ATGGGCAACAGCGTGGCGAGGCTGGCCACGCCCTGCTTCGCGCCGCCCGACGACGCGCACCACGACACGGCAGGGGCGGCGGATGACGATGGCACTACCGGCGTCTGCCACGTTCTTAGCTTCGATGGCCGCATCCACGGCGTGCTGCTGCCGTCGAACCAGTCCACGGCGGGCGGCTCCGTGCTCCTGACCGACCGGGCGTCCTTCTCCGGCTCCTCGTCCTTCGACAGCTCCAACTCCTTCTCGTTCCGGACGCTCCAGCCGCACCAGTACTCGGGCCCGCtggacggcggcagcagcagcagcagcgcgtCGACGTCCGCCACgaactcgggcgtgtcgtcggtgccGCGTCGCACCGACGACCAGATCCTCGCGGACCTCTACGCCACGCGGcaccggcggcagcagcaggcgtCCAGCCCGCTGCCGCTCCTCGGCGGCATCCGCAGGGCCGTCGCGTCGCTGCTGCGCGCGGGCCCCTGCGTGCCCCCGTCCCCCAAGCAGGAGCACGCCGCGGCGAAGGTGCAGTGGGCACGCGGGAAGGCCGGGGAGGACAGGGTGCACGTGGTGGTGTCGGAGGAGCACGGCTGGATGTTCGTCGGCATCTACGACGGCTTCAACGGGCCCGACGCCACCGACTACCTCGTCGCGCACCTGTACGCGGCCGTGTGCCGCGAGCTCGATGGCGTGCTGCGGCTGCACGCGGACGAGCCTGCGGAGGCGGGGCGCAACGGCGGCGGCCGTGCCCTCGCGGGGGAGCAGGGGCGCCACCACGACGTGCTGGACGCGCTGGCGCGCGCCCTGAGGAGCACGGAGGCCGGGTACTTCGCGGAGGCGGAGGCGCGCGCGGCCGAGTGCCCGGAGCTGGCCATGGTCGGGTCGTGCGTGCTGGTGGCGTTGGTCAAGGGCGCCGACGTGTACGTGATGAACGTCGGCGACAGCCGCGCCGTGCTGGCGCAgcgggccgagcccgagcccgaccTGTCGCGGGCGCTCGTCGCGCCGCGCCAGGGCGGCGGCGGGGTGGACCTCGCGGGCGTCAAGGACGAGATCAGGCGGCAGTTCAACGCGTGCGAGACGGGGGACCTCGCCGCGCTGCAGCTCACCATGGACCACAGCACCAGCGTCTACAAG GAGGCGAGAAGGATCAGGAGCGAGCACCTGGACGACCCTGCCTGCATCGTGAACGGAAGGGTGAAGGGCTCGCTGAAGGTGACGAGAGCATTCGGAGCCGGCTACCTCAAAGAGCCGAGGTGGAACGAGGCTCTGCTGGAGGTATTCCGGGTGAGGTACGTGGGGGCGTCGCCGTACATCAGCTGCCGGCCGTACCTCCGGCACCACCGCGTGGGCCCgcgggacaagttcgtggtcctcGCCTCCGACGGCCTGTACGACTACATGAGCAACGAGGAGGTGGTGGCGCGGGTGGAGGCCTTCACCGCCAGCTACCCCGACGACGAGGACCCCGCCAGGTTCCTCAGCCACGAGATCCTCCTCCGCGCCGCCAACCAAGCCG GAATGGGGTTCCATGAGCTGCTCCAGGTTCAGCAAGGCGACCGGAGGCGGTACCATGACGACGTCTCCATCATCATCATCCCACtgggggcttgttcggttataccccaatccatatggattgaagggggttga
- the LOC100191406 gene encoding E3 ubiquitin-protein ligase XB3 has protein sequence MGHGVSCARTGDEHNYFRAAQVGDLDALDALLAADPSLARRATLYDRLSALHITAANGHLEVMSMILDHGVPPDAVNRHKQTPLMLAAMHGKIDCARKLLEAGANILMFDSLHGRTCLHHASYFGHVDCLRAILAAARTTPVADSWGFARFVNVRDDRGATPLHLAARQGRSACVQVLLENGAIVSALTGSYGFPGSTSLHLAARSGNLDCIRKLLAWGADRLQRDSAGRIPYAVALKRNHAACAALLNPSAAEPMVWPSPLKFISELDPEAKALLEAALMDANREREEKILKGITKYSQPSPTSPCEHDAIDEASLEASDGELCCICFEQACSIEVQDCGHQMCAACTLALCCHSKPNPATLTPPSPACPFCRGSISRLLVARASPDADDDDKAAAASSPQLVRRRSHNLRWAAATAWTSPSTTCDRHLMLCVAEQTAEHDHFKS, from the exons ATGGGGCACGGCGTCAGCTGCGCTCGCACGGGCGACGAGCACAACTACTTCCGCGCGGCGCAGGTCGGGGACCTCGACGCCCTGGACGCGCTCCTCGCCGCCGACCCCTCCCTCGCCCGCCGCGCCACGCTCTACGACCGCCTCTCCGCGCTGCACATCACCGCCGCGAATGGCCACCTCGAG GTGATGTCCATGATCTTGGATCACGGGGTGCCGCCGGACGCCGTGAACCGGCACAAGCAG ACGCCGCTGATGCTCGCGGCGATGCACGGCAAGATCGACTGCGCGCGGAAGCTCCTGGAGGCCGGCGCCAAT ATCCTGATGTTCGACTCCCTGCACGGGCGGACCTGCCTGCACCACGCGTCCTACTTCGGCCACGTCGACTGCCTGCGGGCCATCCTCGCGGCGGCGCGGACCACGCCGGTGGCCGACTCATG GGGTTTCGCCCGGTTCGTCAACGTCAGGGACGACCGCGGCGCCACGCCGCTGCACCTCGCCGCCAGGCAGGGCCGCTCCGCCTGCGTGCAGGTGCTGCTGGAGAACGGCGCCATTGTCTCCGCCCTCACCGGCTCCTACGG GTTCCCCGGCAGCACGTCGCTGCATCTGGCCGCTCGAAGCGGGAACCTGGACTGCATCCGGAAACTGCTCGCCTGGGGCGCGGATCGTCTCCAGAGGGACTCAGCAGG GAGGATTCCTTACGCCGTGGCGCTGAAGCGCAACCACGCGGCGTGCGCGGCGCTGCTGAACCCGTCGGCGGCGGAGCCCATGGTGTGGCCTTCCCCGCTCAAGTTCATCAGCGAGCTGGACCCGGAGGCGAAGGCTCTCCTGGAAGCGGCACTGATGGACGCCAATagggagagggaggagaagatCCTCAAGGGCATCACCAAGTATTCGCAGCCATCGCCTACTTCGCCTTGCGAGCACGATGCCATTGACGAAGCGTCCTTGGAG GCCAGCGACGGGGAGCTGTGCTGCATCTGCTTCGAGCAGGCGTGCAGCATCGAGGTGCAGGACTGCGGGCACCAGATGTGCGCGGCGTGCACACTGGCGCTGTGCTGCCACAGCAAGCCGAACCCGGCGACGCTGACGCCGCCGTCGCCGGCCTGCCCGTTCTGCCGCGGCAGCATCTCGAGGCTGCTGGTGGCCCGGGCGAGCCCCGACGCCGATGACGACGACAAGGCCGCCGCCGCCTCGTCCCCGCAGCTCGTCCGGCGGCGGTCGCACAACCTCAgatgggcggcggcgacggcgtggACAAGCCCGAGCACGACCTGTGATCGGCATTTGATGCTGTGCGTGGCTGAGCAGACAGCAGAGCACGACCATTTTAAAAGCTGA
- the LOC100274158 gene encoding Pectin acetylesterase 5-like — protein MPPPPPSAPASHHLRLWWRRRGRAGAVGATFAVALLATALLLALSSYASIVFPASSGRRGPALVGLTLVRRASEKGALCLDGSAPGYHLQGGSGSGSRSWLIHLEGGGWCRNLKSCASRQRSMLGSSRYMEGQVEFTGILSDDKSQNPDFYNWNKVKIRYCDGASFSGDVKDELQNGTRFFFRGQRIWEAVMNELVVKGLRNAKQAFLTGCSAGGLATYIHCDSFRALLPKDSRVKCLADGGFFLDVEDISGRRTMHSFYSDIVRLQGLRERFSHCNSNMDAGQCFFPREVVKHIVNPVFVLNPAYDAWQVQHALAPEASDPQHSWLDCRLDISKCSPKQLGILQGFRKELHDAISEAKQKRGWGFYINSCFVHCQSLNSLTWHSPTSPRVNNKSIAEAVGDWFFDRREVKEIDCEYPCNPTCHNLVFARPFKI, from the exons atgccgccgccgccaccgtcggCCCCGGCCTCGCACCACCTGCGCCTGTGGTGGAGGCGCCGGGGCCGGGCCGGCGCGGTCGGGGCCACCTTCGCCGTCGCGCTGCTCGCGACCGCTTTGCTCCTCGCGCTCTCCAGCTACGCCTCCATAGTATTCCCTGCGTCCAGTGGCCGCCGCGGCCCCGCCCTCGTCGGACTCACCCTCGTCCGCCGCGCCAGCGAGAAGGGCGCGC TGTGCTTGGATGGGAGCGCGCCCGGGTACCATCTGCAGGGAGGGTCTGGGAGTGGATCGCGGAGCTGGCTAATCCACTTGGAG GGTGGAGGCTGGTGTCGTAATCTCAAATCATGTGCCTCACGTCAGAGATCAATGTTGGGATCATCCCGGTACATGGAAGGCCAGGTTGAGTTTACAGGGATCTTGAGCGATGACAAATCTCAGAATCCCG ATTTTTACAATTGGAATAAAGTGAAGATAAGATATTGCGACGGGGCATCATTCTCTGGGGATGTAAAAGATGAATTGCAG AATGGTACACGATTCTTCTTCAGAGGCCAGCGTATCTGGGAAGCAGTTATGAACGAACTTGTAGTTAAGGGGCTCAGGAATGCTAAACAG GCTTTCCTAACAGGATGCTCTGCTGGTGGACTAGCCACTTACATTCACTGTGATTCTTTTCGTGCGCTACTACCAAAGGATTCTAGGGTTAAGTGTCTCGCGGATGGTGGTTTTTTCCTTGATGT AGAAGACATTTCTGGGAGGAGGACAATGCACTCTTTCTACAGTGATATTGTGCGCCTTCAG GGTCTAAGGGAAAGGTTTTCGCATTGTAACTCAAACATGGACGCAGGCCAG TGTTTCTTTCCACGTGAAGTTGTGAAGCACATTGTCAACCCAGTTTTCGTTCTTAATCCAGCATATGATGCCTGGCAG GTACAACATGCGTTGGCTCCAGAAGCATCTGACCCTCAACATTCATGGCTGGACTGCAGATTGGATATTAGCAAGTGCAGCCCTAAACAACTTGGAATtctccaag GTTTCAGGAAAGAACTGCATGACGCTATAAGTGAAGCTAAGCAGAAAAGGGGCTGGGGATTTTATATCAACTCGTGCTTTGTTCATTGTCAGTCGCTGAACTCGTTGACTTGGCACTCTCCAACTTCCCCCAGAGTCAACAATAAG AGCATTGCAGAAGCAGTTGGAGACTGGTTCTTTGACAGAAGAGAGGTGAAGGAGATAGATTGCGAATACCCCTGCAACCCGACGTGCCACAACTTGGTCTTCGCAAGGCCTTTCAAGATATGA
- the LOC100274158 gene encoding pectin acetylesterase 5-like isoform X1, which produces MPPPPPSAPASHHLRLWWRRRGRAGAVGATFAVALLATALLLALSSYASIVFPASSGRRGPALVGLTLVRRASEKGALCLDGSAPGYHLQGGSGSGSRSWLIHLEGGGWCRNLKSCASRQRSMLGSSRYMEGQVEFTGILSDDKSQNPDFYNWNKVKIRYCDGASFSGDVKDELQNGTRFFFRGQRIWEAVMNELVVKGLRNAKQAFLTGCSAGGLATYIHCDSFRALLPKDSRVKCLADGGFFLDVEDISGRRTMHSFYSDIGLRERFSHCNSNMDAGQCFFPREVVKHIVNPVFVLNPAYDAWQVQHALAPEASDPQHSWLDCRLDISKCSPKQLGILQGFRKELHDAISEAKQKRGWGFYINSCFVHCQSLNSLTWHSPTSPRVNNKSIAEAVGDWFFDRREVKEIDCEYPCNPTCHNLVFARPFKI; this is translated from the exons atgccgccgccgccaccgtcggCCCCGGCCTCGCACCACCTGCGCCTGTGGTGGAGGCGCCGGGGCCGGGCCGGCGCGGTCGGGGCCACCTTCGCCGTCGCGCTGCTCGCGACCGCTTTGCTCCTCGCGCTCTCCAGCTACGCCTCCATAGTATTCCCTGCGTCCAGTGGCCGCCGCGGCCCCGCCCTCGTCGGACTCACCCTCGTCCGCCGCGCCAGCGAGAAGGGCGCGC TGTGCTTGGATGGGAGCGCGCCCGGGTACCATCTGCAGGGAGGGTCTGGGAGTGGATCGCGGAGCTGGCTAATCCACTTGGAG GGTGGAGGCTGGTGTCGTAATCTCAAATCATGTGCCTCACGTCAGAGATCAATGTTGGGATCATCCCGGTACATGGAAGGCCAGGTTGAGTTTACAGGGATCTTGAGCGATGACAAATCTCAGAATCCCG ATTTTTACAATTGGAATAAAGTGAAGATAAGATATTGCGACGGGGCATCATTCTCTGGGGATGTAAAAGATGAATTGCAG AATGGTACACGATTCTTCTTCAGAGGCCAGCGTATCTGGGAAGCAGTTATGAACGAACTTGTAGTTAAGGGGCTCAGGAATGCTAAACAG GCTTTCCTAACAGGATGCTCTGCTGGTGGACTAGCCACTTACATTCACTGTGATTCTTTTCGTGCGCTACTACCAAAGGATTCTAGGGTTAAGTGTCTCGCGGATGGTGGTTTTTTCCTTGATGT AGAAGACATTTCTGGGAGGAGGACAATGCACTCTTTCTACAGTGATATT GGTCTAAGGGAAAGGTTTTCGCATTGTAACTCAAACATGGACGCAGGCCAG TGTTTCTTTCCACGTGAAGTTGTGAAGCACATTGTCAACCCAGTTTTCGTTCTTAATCCAGCATATGATGCCTGGCAG GTACAACATGCGTTGGCTCCAGAAGCATCTGACCCTCAACATTCATGGCTGGACTGCAGATTGGATATTAGCAAGTGCAGCCCTAAACAACTTGGAATtctccaag GTTTCAGGAAAGAACTGCATGACGCTATAAGTGAAGCTAAGCAGAAAAGGGGCTGGGGATTTTATATCAACTCGTGCTTTGTTCATTGTCAGTCGCTGAACTCGTTGACTTGGCACTCTCCAACTTCCCCCAGAGTCAACAATAAG AGCATTGCAGAAGCAGTTGGAGACTGGTTCTTTGACAGAAGAGAGGTGAAGGAGATAGATTGCGAATACCCCTGCAACCCGACGTGCCACAACTTGGTCTTCGCAAGGCCTTTCAAGATATGA